From Bacillus sp. Bos-x628, the proteins below share one genomic window:
- a CDS encoding D-glycerate dehydrogenase has product MTPHIFVAKPLPASFEELLKEHCTYEIWQSKDPIPRDILFEKLQQADGLLTSGTKIDQELLDHAPKLKVVSNSSVGYDNFDLHAMRQRGVIGTHTPYTLDHTVADLAFSLILSSARRIAELDRFIRDGKWTKFVQEEDIFGIDVHHQTLGIIGMGRIGEQVAKRAAHGFDMNVLYHNRSRNEKAESAYGAVYCSLDDLLKQADIIVLITPLTEETYHMIGEREFKLMKPTALFVNISRGKTVDEESLIQALQQGWIKGAGLDVYDQEPLEKDHPFMSMNQVTLAPHIGSATKTTRDLMLKRAIHNVIHGIDGKAPVDIVKELASS; this is encoded by the coding sequence GTGACACCACATATTTTTGTCGCTAAACCCTTACCTGCCTCTTTTGAGGAATTGCTAAAGGAACACTGTACATATGAGATCTGGCAATCAAAGGATCCGATCCCAAGAGATATTCTTTTTGAGAAGCTGCAGCAAGCTGATGGACTTTTGACATCTGGAACGAAAATTGATCAAGAACTATTAGATCACGCACCGAAGCTAAAGGTCGTGAGCAATTCTTCCGTTGGCTATGATAACTTTGACTTACATGCTATGAGACAAAGGGGCGTGATCGGAACGCACACTCCTTATACACTCGATCATACAGTAGCTGATCTTGCTTTTTCGCTCATCCTCTCTTCTGCTAGAAGAATCGCAGAGCTTGATCGCTTCATACGTGATGGAAAATGGACGAAGTTTGTGCAAGAAGAAGATATTTTTGGAATAGATGTTCATCATCAGACGCTTGGGATTATTGGAATGGGGCGTATTGGTGAGCAAGTAGCAAAACGAGCAGCACATGGTTTTGATATGAACGTGCTCTATCATAACCGGAGCCGGAATGAAAAAGCCGAATCAGCTTATGGCGCAGTTTATTGCTCACTCGATGACCTGTTGAAGCAAGCAGATATCATTGTCTTGATCACACCGCTTACAGAGGAAACCTATCATATGATCGGTGAACGGGAATTCAAGCTGATGAAGCCCACGGCTCTATTCGTGAACATCTCCCGAGGAAAAACAGTGGATGAGGAAAGTCTTATTCAAGCTCTCCAGCAAGGCTGGATTAAAGGGGCAGGTCTTGATGTTTATGATCAAGAGCCACTGGAAAAAGATCATCCTTTCATGAGCATGAATCAGGTGACACTCGCCCCCCATATCGGTTCCGCTACTAAGACAACAAGAGATCTCATGCTCAAAAGAGCCATTCACAATGTGATACATGGCATTGACGGCAAAGCTCCTGTCGATATAGTGAAAGAGCTTGCCTCATCTTAA
- a CDS encoding carbonic anhydrase codes for MGSTLEQILQHNREFVSEKHYEPYKVGKFPEKKLVILTCMDTRLLELLPQAMGLRNGDAKIIKNAGAIVSHPFGSVMRSILLAIYELKAEEVCIVGHHECGMAGLAAGPLLEKVKARGIEEKCLNIVENSGVDLKGWLTGFHSVEESVTQSVQLVTQHPLMPNDVTVHGLVIHPATGKLDIVVKDGQINPQFA; via the coding sequence ATGGGATCGACCTTAGAACAAATTCTTCAGCATAATCGTGAGTTTGTGAGTGAGAAGCATTATGAGCCTTACAAAGTAGGGAAATTTCCTGAAAAGAAATTGGTGATTTTAACATGTATGGATACACGTCTCTTGGAGCTATTGCCGCAAGCCATGGGGCTTCGCAACGGAGATGCCAAAATCATCAAAAATGCAGGAGCCATTGTATCACATCCCTTCGGCAGTGTGATGCGAAGTATATTACTTGCCATCTATGAACTGAAAGCGGAGGAAGTATGCATTGTGGGGCATCATGAGTGCGGAATGGCTGGACTTGCTGCAGGTCCTTTACTTGAAAAAGTAAAAGCACGTGGGATAGAAGAGAAATGCTTGAACATTGTCGAAAATTCGGGTGTTGATTTGAAGGGCTGGCTAACAGGTTTTCATTCTGTTGAAGAAAGCGTGACACAAAGTGTCCAATTAGTAACACAGCATCCACTCATGCCAAATGATGTGACTGTGCATGGACTAGTCATTCATCCTGCTACAGGAAAGCTTGATATCGTTGTGAAAGACGGGCAGATCAATCCGCAGTTTGCCTAA
- a CDS encoding SulP family inorganic anion transporter yields the protein MRFYGRFEGYDLSKFRRDLIAGLVVGVVAIPLGMAFAIASGVGPEYGLYTVIVAGIFISLFGGSKYQIGGPTGAFVPILFGIVSQYGVENLLIAGFMAGCMLVLFGIFKLGKLMKFIPRPVIIGFTAGIAVIIFSGQIANFLGLKGVEKHESFFLNMREILVHLDTTNSLAVLTALIGLIVILAAQTYIPKIPGALLGLLASTFVAVLFFQGQVETIGSAYGEIPRQLPSFAFPELTIEKMMYLLPPAIVIALLGGVESILSAMVADNMKGSKHDSNKELIGQGIANMAAPLFGGIPATGAIARTATNIKNGGASPISGVVHGVVVLLILMLFAPYASMIPLAAMAPILMFVAWNMSERKEFINIVKVKNADSLVLVVTFLLTVIGDLIIGVTAGLILAFIAFIKKMSQTTNIYSNVAVSQIETAATLEKQVNQKGISMYSIEGPLFFGTTDSLENSILDHVQTKPKTLILLMNKVNYMDTSAEAVLMNISNRLKRHNGKLMIVGLQSQPKELLHRTGLFHQIGKQHFFERTDEISPQQL from the coding sequence ATGCGTTTTTACGGAAGATTTGAAGGTTATGATTTATCAAAATTTAGACGCGATTTAATCGCTGGACTTGTCGTGGGCGTTGTGGCAATTCCTTTAGGCATGGCGTTTGCCATTGCTTCTGGTGTCGGCCCGGAATATGGTTTATATACTGTGATTGTTGCCGGCATTTTCATCTCATTGTTTGGTGGCTCTAAATACCAAATTGGTGGGCCTACTGGGGCGTTTGTTCCAATTTTATTCGGTATAGTCAGCCAATACGGCGTTGAAAATTTATTGATTGCTGGCTTTATGGCAGGCTGTATGCTTGTATTATTCGGAATATTCAAACTTGGGAAGCTCATGAAATTTATTCCTCGTCCAGTTATCATCGGCTTTACCGCAGGCATTGCTGTCATCATTTTCTCAGGACAGATTGCCAACTTCCTCGGATTAAAGGGTGTTGAAAAGCATGAAAGCTTTTTCCTCAATATGAGAGAGATATTGGTTCATCTTGATACAACAAACAGCCTCGCCGTTCTTACAGCTTTGATTGGGCTGATTGTGATTTTGGCGGCACAAACATACATTCCCAAAATACCTGGTGCTTTATTAGGTTTATTAGCTTCTACATTTGTAGCTGTTCTCTTTTTTCAAGGACAGGTCGAAACCATCGGCTCGGCATATGGTGAAATTCCGCGTCAGCTACCTAGCTTTGCATTTCCTGAATTGACCATTGAAAAAATGATGTATTTACTGCCTCCCGCTATTGTGATTGCGCTTTTAGGTGGGGTTGAGTCGATATTATCAGCAATGGTAGCAGATAACATGAAAGGCTCTAAACATGACAGCAACAAGGAGCTTATCGGACAAGGGATCGCCAATATGGCGGCACCGCTCTTCGGGGGAATTCCGGCAACTGGGGCGATTGCCCGTACAGCTACGAATATTAAAAATGGCGGAGCAAGCCCGATTTCAGGTGTTGTGCATGGCGTCGTTGTATTGCTCATCTTAATGCTATTTGCGCCATATGCATCCATGATTCCACTTGCTGCCATGGCCCCGATTTTAATGTTTGTTGCTTGGAATATGAGTGAGAGAAAAGAGTTTATCAATATTGTGAAAGTGAAAAATGCGGATTCACTTGTACTTGTCGTGACCTTCCTGTTAACGGTCATAGGTGATTTGATTATTGGGGTCACCGCAGGTCTCATTTTAGCATTTATCGCCTTTATCAAAAAAATGAGCCAGACGACCAACATTTATTCAAATGTGGCTGTTTCCCAGATTGAAACGGCAGCCACTTTAGAAAAACAGGTCAATCAAAAGGGAATTAGTATGTATTCCATTGAAGGACCATTATTCTTCGGTACGACGGATTCATTGGAAAATTCCATTTTAGATCATGTTCAGACAAAGCCTAAAACGCTCATTCTACTCATGAATAAAGTCAATTATATGGATACGTCAGCAGAAGCCGTCCTAATGAATATCTCTAATCGTTTAAAGCGTCATAATGGTAAGCTCATGATCGTTGGGCTGCAATCACAGCCAAAAGAACTTCTGCATCGCACCGGTCTTTTTCATCAAATTGGGAAACAGCATTTCTTTGAACGGACAGATGAGATATCACCACAGCAGCTATAA
- a CDS encoding TIGR00730 family Rossman fold protein, with the protein MKTICVFAGSNPGVNDVYKQKAVELGAYMAEQRIRLVYGGSRIGLMGAIADEVLRCGGQVVGVMPKGLFRGEVVHQELTELIEVAGMHERKAKMSELADGFIAMPGGFGTYEELFEVLCWAQIGIHQKPIGLYQVNGYFEPLLEMVKYTVQEGFSNESHLELLHASSQPEELISQMTTYQPPSLQQKWTELS; encoded by the coding sequence ATGAAAACGATTTGTGTATTTGCTGGATCGAATCCAGGTGTAAATGACGTATACAAACAAAAGGCTGTCGAGCTGGGTGCTTATATGGCAGAGCAGAGAATCCGCCTTGTGTACGGCGGCTCACGAATTGGCTTGATGGGAGCCATTGCAGATGAGGTACTGAGGTGCGGCGGGCAAGTGGTTGGTGTGATGCCAAAAGGGCTTTTTAGAGGAGAAGTGGTCCATCAAGAGCTGACAGAGTTAATAGAGGTGGCAGGGATGCATGAACGAAAAGCGAAAATGAGTGAACTAGCTGATGGATTTATTGCCATGCCAGGTGGATTTGGTACATATGAAGAGTTATTTGAAGTTTTGTGCTGGGCACAAATCGGTATTCATCAAAAGCCAATCGGATTATATCAAGTGAATGGTTATTTTGAACCGCTTCTTGAGATGGTGAAATATACTGTTCAAGAGGGATTTTCAAACGAATCACACCTTGAACTATTGCATGCTTCTTCACAGCCGGAAGAATTAATTTCACAGATGACCACTTATCAACCACCATCCCTCCAGCAAAAATGGACGGAGTTATCTTAA
- the clpP gene encoding ATP-dependent Clp endopeptidase proteolytic subunit ClpP, whose translation MNLIPTVIEQTNRGERAYDIYSRLLKDRIIMLGSAIDDNVANSIVSQLLFLEAEDPEKDISIYINSPGGSITAGMAIYDTMQFIKPKVSTICIGMAASMGAFLLAAGEKGKRYALPNSEVMIHQPLGGAQGQATEIEIAAKRILSLRDKLNQVLAERTGQPIEVIERDTDRDNFKTAQEALEYGLIDKVLTRNTDEQK comes from the coding sequence ATGAATTTAATACCTACAGTCATTGAGCAAACAAATCGTGGGGAAAGAGCTTACGACATTTATTCTCGTCTTTTAAAAGACCGTATTATTATGCTTGGTTCTGCGATTGATGACAATGTTGCCAACTCCATCGTGTCACAGCTTCTTTTCTTAGAAGCAGAAGATCCAGAAAAGGATATTTCTATTTACATTAACAGCCCTGGTGGTTCAATCACAGCTGGTATGGCCATTTACGATACGATGCAATTTATTAAACCAAAGGTATCAACTATTTGTATTGGGATGGCTGCATCAATGGGTGCGTTCCTGCTTGCTGCTGGTGAAAAAGGTAAGCGCTATGCCCTTCCAAACAGTGAAGTGATGATTCACCAACCACTAGGCGGAGCTCAAGGTCAAGCAACGGAAATTGAGATTGCGGCCAAACGAATTCTTTCTTTACGTGATAAACTGAACCAAGTACTTGCTGAACGTACTGGTCAACCAATCGAAGTGATCGAGCGCGATACAGATCGTGACAACTTCAAAACAGCACAAGAAGCACTTGAATACGGACTCATCGACAAAGTCTTGACCCGTAATACAGATGAACAAAAATAA
- a CDS encoding macrolide family glycosyltransferase translates to MAKILLINFPAEGHVNPVLGITKAWTDRGDEVHAVTTIHYQERFERLGAHVHIHPDYIRTLSVNEGELDSMQPFFHAMLQTSLDILELVEKLSHHHQFDLVYFDMFGAGELVCDFLKIPGVGSNPSFVMQEAHFQTPLYRKDEKAAHLLEEINERFGVQPKHLMQFMKNRGELNIVYTSEYFQPAVDALNDSFVFIGPSFPKRADQHHFPLEALENERVIYISMGTVLGETEAFFNMCIDAFADFDGKVVMATGEKIDMSLIKDAPSHFLIEPYVPQLEVLEHADVFMTHGGMNSVNESIHFHVPMVVIPHDKDQPMVAKRLTELSAARALDKEQLTAKQLRDTVITVLASDAFRAGIEKIEQSFRTAGGTEKALRMIDTFIQMKQTQ, encoded by the coding sequence ATGGCAAAAATTTTATTGATTAATTTCCCAGCCGAAGGGCATGTGAATCCGGTATTAGGAATCACAAAAGCATGGACAGATAGAGGAGATGAGGTTCATGCTGTAACAACAATACATTATCAAGAACGATTTGAACGCTTAGGTGCTCACGTACATATACACCCAGATTATATCCGAACATTAAGTGTGAATGAAGGAGAACTAGATTCAATGCAGCCTTTCTTTCATGCAATGTTGCAAACGTCATTAGATATATTAGAACTAGTGGAAAAACTCTCTCATCACCATCAATTTGATTTGGTATACTTCGACATGTTTGGAGCAGGCGAGCTTGTATGTGATTTCTTAAAGATTCCAGGCGTTGGTTCCAATCCATCCTTCGTCATGCAAGAGGCACACTTTCAGACACCACTGTATAGAAAAGATGAGAAAGCCGCTCATCTGTTAGAAGAAATCAATGAACGGTTTGGTGTGCAGCCGAAGCACCTCATGCAGTTTATGAAAAACCGAGGAGAACTGAATATAGTGTATACGAGCGAATATTTTCAACCGGCTGTTGATGCGTTGAATGACTCGTTTGTCTTCATTGGACCGAGCTTTCCGAAACGAGCAGATCAGCATCATTTTCCGCTAGAAGCACTTGAAAATGAACGAGTGATCTATATATCCATGGGAACGGTTCTTGGTGAAACAGAGGCATTTTTTAATATGTGTATTGATGCGTTTGCGGATTTTGACGGGAAAGTGGTCATGGCAACAGGTGAAAAAATCGACATGTCGCTGATAAAAGATGCGCCCTCTCATTTTCTAATCGAGCCTTATGTGCCGCAGCTTGAAGTGCTGGAACATGCAGATGTGTTTATGACACATGGCGGAATGAACAGTGTCAATGAATCCATTCATTTTCATGTTCCTATGGTGGTCATTCCGCATGACAAAGATCAGCCAATGGTCGCGAAAAGACTGACTGAATTGTCCGCTGCACGAGCGCTTGATAAAGAACAGCTCACAGCGAAGCAGTTGAGAGATACAGTTATCACTGTTCTAGCAAGTGATGCCTTTCGAGCGGGTATTGAAAAAATTGAACAAAGTTTTCGGACAGCAGGGGGAACAGAAAAGGCATTACGCATGATTGATACGTTTATTCAAATGAAGCAGACCCAGTAA
- a CDS encoding ATP-binding cassette domain-containing protein, which yields MGEVRGGDKVVIIGKNGSGKTTLLKVLVNGHPCLYSVQKQSIYLSGFSA from the coding sequence ATGGGTGAAGTCAGAGGCGGAGATAAAGTAGTGATAATCGGGAAGAATGGTAGCGGCAAAACGACATTGCTAAAAGTGCTTGTGAATGGTCATCCTTGCTTATATTCCGTTCAGAAGCAGTCAATATATCTTTCTGGGTTTTCAGCTTGA
- a CDS encoding polysaccharide deacetylase family protein, translating into MSAKGKWSIILLALAIVIGTIGFYQNQQASGTEKKNVKQDTNYKNIEIVTLVNDGKFMRYAVNYPLFHQKELDDKIQSYENTALDRFKTTFSEAKDMNEDKRYELNIDYDLVHYAKQSVAIHFTTYEYTGQQKGTTRSDMINFDFQKKTFLATKDLFQPKTDYLKKLSYITYAELQKDKNLSKDKQLLQKGTAPTAQNFSHFALKEKYIEFYFPASQVAAENLGPQTLAIKKALLKDVLKPEYMNKTKNENKIKEPNPIRKAVKLPQKSKLDPNKKTIALTFDDGPNPATTSKILHALKQNKGHATFFVLGSRVQYYPEMLGHILKGGNEIGNHSYNHPLLTRLPLKQAVKQVKDTQQLIEKASGYTPTHFRPPYGGTNQQINQAVDMKVSLWDVDPEDWKIRSSKQITKLVLSHAADGRTVLMHDIYNTSAVAAVSIIHELTKQGYQLVTVSELEQIKQERHQHPPVH; encoded by the coding sequence GTGTCAGCAAAAGGAAAATGGAGCATCATTCTACTTGCGCTTGCTATAGTGATTGGAACAATTGGATTCTATCAAAATCAACAAGCAAGCGGGACAGAGAAGAAAAATGTGAAGCAGGATACCAACTATAAAAACATAGAAATCGTCACCCTCGTAAATGACGGGAAATTTATGAGATATGCAGTTAACTATCCCCTTTTTCATCAAAAAGAACTAGATGACAAGATTCAAAGTTATGAAAATACAGCGTTAGACCGTTTCAAAACGACATTTAGTGAAGCAAAGGACATGAATGAAGACAAGCGTTATGAACTGAATATTGATTATGACTTGGTGCATTATGCCAAGCAATCAGTCGCCATTCACTTTACAACATATGAATATACAGGTCAGCAAAAAGGGACAACTCGAAGTGACATGATCAACTTTGATTTTCAGAAAAAGACCTTTCTTGCCACAAAGGATTTATTTCAGCCAAAAACAGATTATTTAAAGAAATTATCCTATATTACATACGCAGAGCTTCAAAAGGATAAGAACTTATCTAAGGATAAACAACTCCTTCAGAAAGGGACTGCCCCCACCGCTCAAAACTTCAGTCATTTCGCCTTGAAAGAGAAATATATAGAGTTTTATTTCCCAGCTTCTCAAGTAGCCGCAGAGAATCTTGGTCCGCAAACGCTGGCGATTAAAAAAGCACTGCTAAAAGATGTACTAAAGCCAGAATATATGAATAAGACCAAAAATGAGAATAAAATCAAAGAACCGAATCCTATAAGAAAAGCCGTCAAGCTGCCACAGAAATCAAAGCTTGATCCGAACAAAAAAACCATTGCACTCACATTTGATGACGGGCCGAATCCAGCCACCACATCAAAAATCCTACATGCCCTCAAACAAAACAAAGGACACGCCACATTTTTTGTTTTAGGTAGCAGGGTGCAATACTATCCAGAGATGCTTGGCCATATTTTAAAGGGGGGAAATGAGATAGGGAATCATTCTTACAACCATCCTTTATTGACAAGGCTACCTTTAAAACAAGCGGTCAAACAAGTGAAGGACACACAACAATTGATTGAGAAAGCCAGTGGTTATACCCCTACGCACTTTAGACCGCCATATGGAGGAACCAATCAGCAAATCAATCAGGCTGTAGATATGAAAGTTTCCCTATGGGATGTAGATCCTGAAGATTGGAAAATTCGCAGCAGCAAGCAAATCACTAAGCTTGTCCTCTCACATGCAGCTGACGGCAGGACGGTATTAATGCATGATATTTATAACACTTCAGCCGTTGCAGCAGTGTCAATCATTCATGAGCTGACCAAACAAGGCTATCAGCTTGTCACAGTTAGTGAGCTTGAGCAAATAAAACAAGAACGACATCAACACCCCCCTGTTCACTAA
- a CDS encoding iron ABC transporter permease, protein MLLLMLFFFAVIGLMTAMFFAVSYGAKALSLQTVWMAVFDYQSNVTEQQIIHELRLPRVLGAALVGAAFAVAGALMQGITRNPLADAGILGINGGAMFVVALCFAFFPGLPYSALMFFSFIGAVMSTLLIFAIGVAGGALTPLRLTVAGAVVAALLHALSSGIAIYFDLSQDLAFWYAGGVAGVKWAQLKVLAPVIFSVIVLATLLGRSLSLLSLGEDVAANLGVKTRQVRILGMVAAVLLAGVSVSAVGSIGFVGLVIPHIARKLVGVNYLFVIPMSANLGAMLLVFADLASRTVNPPRELAIGVMVALVGVPFFLYLARKEGRNLS, encoded by the coding sequence ATGCTATTGTTAATGCTATTTTTCTTTGCAGTCATTGGTTTGATGACAGCCATGTTTTTTGCTGTTTCATACGGAGCAAAGGCATTATCTCTGCAAACGGTATGGATGGCTGTGTTCGATTATCAATCCAATGTGACGGAACAGCAGATCATCCATGAATTAAGGTTGCCACGTGTACTAGGTGCAGCTCTTGTAGGTGCGGCCTTTGCTGTTGCAGGTGCTTTAATGCAAGGAATCACAAGAAACCCGCTTGCGGATGCAGGAATATTAGGAATTAATGGCGGGGCGATGTTTGTCGTTGCTCTCTGCTTTGCCTTTTTTCCCGGATTGCCTTATTCAGCGTTAATGTTTTTTTCCTTTATAGGTGCTGTGATGAGTACGTTGCTTATATTCGCTATTGGGGTAGCTGGCGGTGCGTTGACACCGCTACGGCTGACGGTAGCAGGAGCTGTTGTTGCGGCATTGCTCCATGCGCTCAGCTCTGGGATCGCCATTTATTTTGACCTGAGTCAGGATCTCGCCTTTTGGTATGCTGGCGGTGTGGCTGGCGTGAAATGGGCACAACTGAAGGTACTTGCTCCGGTGATTTTCAGTGTGATTGTCTTGGCAACCTTATTAGGTCGTTCTTTATCTTTACTTTCTCTCGGTGAAGATGTAGCGGCGAATTTAGGCGTGAAAACAAGGCAAGTACGAATACTAGGGATGGTAGCTGCTGTCTTATTAGCAGGGGTTTCTGTATCAGCAGTTGGGTCCATTGGGTTTGTTGGTCTTGTCATCCCGCATATTGCACGCAAACTTGTCGGAGTGAACTATTTATTCGTTATCCCAATGTCAGCGAATTTAGGCGCTATGCTGCTTGTCTTCGCTGATCTTGCCAGCCGAACAGTCAATCCGCCAAGAGAGCTTGCCATTGGAGTGATGGTAGCACTTGTCGGTGTTCCTTTCTTCTTATATCTTGCTAGGAAAGAAGGGAGGAACCTGTCATGA
- a CDS encoding iron ABC transporter permease, which yields MKEKKRALVVTVVLLCLSVSVVLYSLNTGTLKLSPIVVFNTLFGFGDFQSETVLFDYRLPRIVVTILAGIGLGIAGGILQSLSCNPLADPGIIGLNAGAAFGLIMFVTYFHVLEGNPSLLIPLFTFGGGLLAAAVIVLLAYDRYEGLVPIRLILVGIAVAAGFSALTLYLSLKLDEDTYTFASRWLVGNVWGRDWIHVLALLPWIVCLVPLTLWQSSTLNALTLGDAVASSVGVRVQRQRLFLLALAVGLASASVSMTGGIGFIGLVAPHLARRLVGSLHQHFLPVSGLLGLLILVSADTIGRSVFEPNAIPAGVVVAFIGAPYFLYLLTKTK from the coding sequence ATGAAAGAGAAAAAGCGTGCTCTTGTCGTGACAGTCGTCTTGCTTTGTCTAAGTGTATCTGTGGTGCTGTATAGTTTAAATACTGGTACCTTGAAACTTAGCCCAATCGTTGTTTTCAACACCTTATTTGGATTCGGAGACTTCCAAAGTGAGACGGTGTTGTTCGACTATCGTCTGCCGCGTATTGTCGTGACGATCCTAGCGGGTATTGGTTTAGGGATCGCCGGTGGAATATTGCAAAGTTTATCGTGCAATCCGTTGGCTGATCCAGGAATTATTGGGTTAAATGCAGGTGCAGCATTTGGCTTAATCATGTTTGTCACATATTTCCACGTGCTAGAAGGAAATCCATCTCTTTTGATCCCGCTTTTTACCTTTGGCGGGGGTCTGCTTGCGGCTGCAGTCATTGTTCTGCTTGCTTATGACCGGTATGAAGGGCTTGTCCCAATACGTCTCATACTAGTAGGAATTGCAGTCGCTGCAGGGTTTAGCGCATTGACTTTATATTTATCATTGAAGCTGGATGAAGATACATACACATTTGCTTCAAGGTGGCTTGTTGGAAACGTATGGGGGAGAGATTGGATTCATGTCTTGGCGCTTTTACCATGGATTGTGTGTCTTGTCCCATTGACCCTTTGGCAGTCTAGCACGCTCAATGCATTGACATTAGGTGATGCTGTTGCCTCAAGTGTAGGTGTCCGTGTACAGCGTCAGCGGCTCTTTTTGCTTGCTCTAGCTGTCGGTTTAGCCAGTGCAAGTGTTTCAATGACAGGTGGAATCGGTTTTATTGGTCTTGTTGCGCCTCATTTGGCGAGACGGCTTGTCGGTTCATTACATCAACATTTTTTACCTGTCAGCGGACTTCTTGGCTTGTTGATTTTAGTAAGTGCCGATACAATCGGACGTTCAGTATTTGAACCAAATGCCATACCTGCCGGCGTTGTTGTGGCATTTATCGGTGCACCCTATTTTCTCTATTTACTCACAAAAACGAAATAA
- a CDS encoding iron-hydroxamate ABC transporter substrate-binding protein: MMKKLLILGFTICFLVLAACGHQETKNSANQNNNGTPKIASLSIHLTNDLLALGIKPAGSVVGGDLKDFLPHAKKQLKNTKKLGIAADPDMESLLALDPDVIYVDEELAGQDLSKYKKIAKTEVFNLNEGTWRDHLKKIAKLVNKEKEADQYIKDYDNEAKEVKSLIQNKIGNGKVMAIRVTAKELRVFSMKRPMGPILYEDLGLTPAEGVKKLDSKRPFEVISQEVLPDFDADAIFVVVNRDDKAQQAFKQLEQTPIWKGLKAVKKNQVYTIADQPWLDYSALGNKMALDEAKEMFSK; encoded by the coding sequence ATCATGAAAAAATTACTCATTCTTGGTTTCACAATCTGTTTCTTGGTTCTTGCCGCTTGTGGTCATCAGGAAACAAAGAACTCCGCGAATCAAAACAATAACGGAACACCTAAGATTGCTTCCTTATCTATTCATTTAACGAATGATCTATTAGCACTCGGCATCAAACCTGCTGGTTCTGTTGTAGGGGGAGATTTAAAGGACTTCCTTCCACATGCGAAAAAGCAACTGAAAAATACGAAAAAATTAGGCATTGCAGCAGACCCAGATATGGAGTCTCTTCTTGCTTTAGATCCAGATGTGATTTATGTGGATGAAGAACTGGCTGGACAAGACCTGTCGAAATACAAAAAAATTGCTAAAACAGAAGTTTTCAATTTAAATGAAGGCACTTGGCGTGATCATTTAAAAAAGATCGCAAAACTAGTGAATAAAGAAAAAGAAGCCGATCAATATATCAAGGATTATGACAATGAAGCGAAAGAAGTGAAATCGCTTATACAAAACAAAATTGGCAACGGAAAAGTGATGGCCATCCGCGTTACTGCAAAGGAACTTCGTGTATTTAGTATGAAGCGTCCGATGGGCCCTATTTTATACGAGGATTTAGGTCTTACACCTGCAGAAGGTGTGAAGAAGCTTGACAGCAAGCGTCCGTTTGAAGTCATCTCACAAGAGGTTCTTCCTGATTTTGATGCAGATGCCATTTTTGTGGTCGTCAACCGAGATGACAAAGCGCAGCAAGCATTCAAGCAATTAGAGCAGACGCCGATTTGGAAAGGTTTAAAAGCCGTTAAGAAAAACCAAGTATACACGATTGCCGATCAGCCATGGCTCGATTACTCAGCCTTAGGTAATAAAATGGCTTTGGATGAAGCAAAAGAGATGTTTTCTAAATAA
- a CDS encoding phage holin has protein sequence MKVEKISAGTITRLVLLLLALVNSALTAVGKSPIPIDEEGVQQFITLAFLAITSLWAYWKNNDISKKARTKTEE, from the coding sequence TTGAAGGTTGAAAAAATTAGTGCAGGTACCATTACACGGCTTGTATTGCTTTTGTTGGCATTGGTCAACAGTGCGCTAACCGCTGTGGGGAAAAGCCCAATTCCAATTGATGAAGAAGGCGTTCAGCAATTCATTACGCTAGCTTTTCTCGCGATTACATCACTTTGGGCCTATTGGAAAAACAATGATATTTCAAAAAAAGCACGGACAAAGACAGAAGAATAA